In one window of Tenacibaculum mesophilum DNA:
- a CDS encoding S41 family peptidase: MKLLKASLIIFFSILLVSCSEKDDAPKNIEVQNFVWKGLNAYYLWQDLVPDLADRRFNNDNELYSYLSTYDDPTNLFYSLLYMPNEYPKDPNRTYSWIVDDYIALEESFAGIRLTSGMKLEGADYADGSGGYYIYVYDVVTGSNADAQGVTRGMIITEINGTTITRSNVNDLLDNDTFTIHLADYNGGNPVSNGTTITVTKSQVTENPIKVTNVITNGSHTIGYLMYNQFSRNFDGELNAEFAKFQSAGLTDLIIDLRYNGGGSVQTATYLGSMITGQFNNELFAKQVWNHKVMEVTNPDLLINNFTNQILNKDQQGNVVLDEAINSLNLNTIYFIVSDDSASASELVINALKPYIDVKLVGTQTYGKHVGSITLYDSDDYTRNGDNLKSHTWAMQPIVLEIQNKDGENAPEGFIPEVIIDEDPGNLGILGDPNEPLLQRTIQYITTGAKGVPTMKKGVQFSPSWNSNMMRPDYNNMYVELK, from the coding sequence ATGAAATTATTAAAAGCATCCCTAATCATCTTTTTTTCAATACTACTTGTTTCATGTAGTGAAAAAGACGATGCACCCAAAAATATTGAAGTCCAAAATTTCGTTTGGAAAGGTTTAAACGCTTACTACTTATGGCAAGACTTAGTCCCTGACTTAGCTGACAGACGTTTTAATAACGATAATGAACTGTATAGTTATTTATCAACATATGACGATCCTACTAATTTATTTTACAGTTTATTGTACATGCCTAATGAATACCCTAAAGATCCTAACAGAACCTATTCATGGATTGTAGACGATTATATTGCATTAGAAGAATCTTTTGCGGGAATACGTCTTACAAGTGGGATGAAATTAGAAGGAGCTGACTATGCTGATGGTTCTGGAGGCTATTATATATATGTATACGATGTTGTTACTGGTTCTAATGCCGATGCACAAGGAGTTACTCGTGGAATGATTATTACTGAGATTAACGGAACAACTATAACCAGAAGCAACGTAAATGATTTATTAGATAATGATACATTCACTATTCATTTAGCTGATTATAATGGAGGAAATCCTGTTAGTAACGGAACAACTATTACAGTTACCAAATCTCAAGTAACAGAAAACCCTATAAAAGTTACCAATGTAATTACTAATGGTAGCCATACCATAGGGTATTTAATGTACAATCAATTCTCTAGAAACTTTGATGGAGAGTTAAATGCTGAATTTGCTAAGTTTCAATCAGCAGGTCTTACCGACTTAATCATCGATTTACGTTATAACGGTGGTGGTTCTGTACAAACAGCTACTTATTTAGGAAGTATGATTACCGGACAGTTTAACAATGAGTTATTTGCGAAACAAGTATGGAATCATAAAGTAATGGAGGTAACAAACCCAGATTTATTAATCAATAACTTTACTAATCAGATTTTAAATAAAGACCAACAAGGAAATGTAGTATTGGATGAAGCTATTAATAGCTTAAACCTAAATACTATTTACTTTATAGTTTCTGATGATTCTGCCTCTGCATCCGAATTAGTTATCAATGCACTAAAGCCTTATATTGATGTAAAGTTAGTAGGAACTCAAACTTACGGAAAGCATGTTGGTTCTATTACCTTATACGATTCTGACGATTATACTCGTAATGGCGATAACTTAAAGAGTCATACGTGGGCAATGCAACCTATCGTATTAGAAATTCAAAATAAAGATGGTGAAAATGCTCCTGAAGGGTTTATTCCTGAGGTTATCATTGATGAAGATCCAGGTAACTTAGGTATTTTAGGTGACCCTAACGAACCTTTATTACAAAGAACCATTCAATACATTACTACAGGAGCAAAAGGAGTACCTACCATGAAAAAAGGAGTTCAATTTTCTCCATCATGGAATTCAAATATGATGCGCCCTGATTATAACAATATGTATGTGGAGTTGAAATAA
- a CDS encoding RNA polymerase sigma factor — protein sequence MNQSDFLKVVLPFKDKVFRLAKRLLVSTEEAEDATQELYFKLWRNKEKLSNYKNVEAFAMTMTKNYCYDRLKSKQASNLTLVHSNYKEKDTPLEKRVEHKDSVNRVHELIEKLPEQQKIIIQLRDIEQYDFDEICKMVDMKPTAVRVALSRARKAIRQELIKQNNYGVS from the coding sequence ATGAACCAATCGGACTTTTTAAAAGTTGTATTACCATTTAAAGACAAAGTCTTTCGTTTAGCGAAAAGATTATTGGTTTCTACTGAAGAAGCTGAGGACGCTACACAAGAGCTGTACTTTAAATTGTGGAGAAATAAAGAGAAGCTCTCTAATTATAAAAATGTAGAGGCATTTGCTATGACCATGACGAAGAATTACTGTTATGACAGATTAAAGTCTAAACAAGCAAGTAATTTAACATTGGTTCATAGTAACTATAAAGAGAAAGACACTCCTCTAGAAAAGAGAGTAGAACATAAAGACAGTGTAAACCGAGTACATGAGCTTATAGAGAAGTTACCAGAGCAGCAAAAAATAATCATACAATTAAGAGATATTGAACAATATGATTTTGATGAAATATGTAAAATGGTTGATATGAAACCGACAGCTGTAAGAGTAGCATTATCAAGAGCTAGAAAAGCAATAAGACAAGAATTAATAAAACAAAACAACTATGGAGTTAGCTAA
- a CDS encoding DUF4252 domain-containing protein, with protein MKKVILLFAFVFIANVSFGQSMFDKLEDLDEVSSVVVNKDAFEILSKFKVESEDNEAMEVFKMIQDLQELKVFSTESAKVSAEMESMVKSAIKKSNLIELMRVKDKDSRVKIYVKSTKNKDFVSEVLMFVKDKNSNGNSPESVIVSLTGNIDINKMSKLAETFSKDGKKNK; from the coding sequence ATGAAAAAAGTAATATTATTATTCGCATTCGTATTTATAGCTAATGTTAGTTTCGGGCAATCAATGTTCGATAAATTAGAAGACCTAGATGAGGTATCATCAGTGGTAGTAAATAAAGATGCTTTTGAGATTTTATCTAAATTCAAAGTAGAGTCAGAAGATAATGAAGCAATGGAGGTTTTTAAAATGATTCAAGACTTACAAGAATTAAAAGTATTTTCAACTGAAAGCGCAAAAGTGTCTGCTGAAATGGAAAGCATGGTAAAGTCTGCTATTAAAAAAAGTAATTTAATAGAGTTAATGCGTGTAAAAGACAAAGATTCTCGTGTTAAAATCTATGTGAAGTCTACAAAAAACAAAGACTTTGTAAGCGAAGTATTAATGTTTGTAAAAGACAAAAATTCTAATGGTAACTCACCAGAATCTGTAATAGTTTCGTTAACTGGTAATATCGACATCAACAAAATGTCAAAATTAGCAGAGACGTTTTCTAAAGACGGAAAGAAGAACAAATAA
- a CDS encoding DUF4252 domain-containing protein: MKKLFIYSMLLVAFVTVSCKTESLQSYLVESQEKEGFITFDVPASVLQLSMDKASEQDKEAYESIKKINITGVPYKNLDEASYEAEKEKLKAIFKKSSYKELMKFKKDGANAAIYYTGDADAIDEIVAFGYGKEMGVGVARILGENMNVGKIMEMMQKAKMDAGNLDLKQFKMIFDDKSVETE; the protein is encoded by the coding sequence ATGAAAAAACTATTTATATACTCAATGTTACTAGTAGCGTTTGTAACAGTTTCTTGTAAAACAGAATCTTTACAAAGCTATTTGGTAGAAAGCCAAGAAAAGGAAGGCTTTATTACGTTTGATGTACCCGCTAGTGTATTACAGTTAAGTATGGATAAGGCATCTGAACAAGATAAAGAAGCGTATGAAAGCATAAAGAAAATAAATATTACAGGAGTTCCTTATAAGAACTTAGACGAAGCTAGTTATGAGGCGGAAAAAGAAAAGCTGAAAGCTATCTTTAAAAAATCTAGTTATAAAGAATTAATGAAATTCAAAAAAGATGGAGCGAATGCAGCAATTTACTACACAGGAGATGCTGATGCTATTGACGAAATCGTAGCTTTTGGTTACGGAAAAGAAATGGGAGTGGGAGTTGCACGAATTTTAGGAGAAAACATGAATGTTGGAAAGATTATGGAAATGATGCAAAAAGCTAAGATGGATGCAGGGAATTTAGATTTAAAGCAATTTAAAATGATTTTCGATGATAAATCAGTAGAAACAGAATAA
- a CDS encoding IPT/TIG domain-containing protein: protein MKNITLKLFLVPLITFCILSCDTEENEESLVDEVKISSYNIVDNTINGVSTKTELEFHNTSYDNIVSYGIKWFRKSKKEFYEKEYTGLQSSFFDASITEKLLKDSIYKTFSFVKFKDKIITSDTLEFISNFTTPIVIDSIYPKNGFIYDTLTVKGKNFCDSEFRNLIYINGGGYRPFSVSDSIMKVVIPPYLKTSNLSLGVRTCAITKNIKDIYTINAPILDSIESKERYVGEVLKLYGKNLHHSISELWLDNIKTEIKYTDYKDTLLVIVPKGLSKGKVDLKLKVLDRITEKKSFYQTTSPYIISTIPETIGFFDIVTIKGNYFKQGNEIPRVTIGGSNQTLLSYNKEEIKILVNRYFYTSNPELKIEINGFVDVATVKMRAPKILEFGKPKYHFTDEVVIKTDAFIDRNNLKIGNTPVKYGNNYQIDDDGAIKISLNEWLHLNTYYPSFVMEEEGKLKVELENQFGYDSSMIQIYPPQINSLDKKVYMYADNVTIKGNDFGYGRINKIYIDGELVTNPNNSSYTVKNTEIKFRLGINTTPGTHRLYVEVGGQKSNEVEYEIEKSEVHSVSKNEATRKDNYIVYGDNIERLSIKANGENCENISSSPTKSEFKFPYYRKLEGDIKITGSVGDQKFDIATLKGVEPHNLINNTLDNINLLGTCISGSNFKDWYFINYLGVFKFNHSSEKWDMIDNNPPPFSTFMGEERVLTVTDAELILPLNEYIYKYDIINKSWTSQKNDILVNKGILIGDILYGMDYSKLYEYNVKTKEKIYREKFNTYNYETVTYGDNKIFVNPWQGQVFYFDIITKQFNYIGRPRNHFGTYQNVALKYYNDKLYYIGGLTDGGKEHRIYEYDFIENNWKEKTPMLIKGFDNSIHIKDGVFYIGLGKDLYGYDNKTLNKYYINKDLY, encoded by the coding sequence ATGAAAAATATTACTTTAAAGTTATTTTTAGTGCCATTAATTACGTTTTGTATATTATCGTGTGACACTGAAGAAAATGAAGAGTCTTTAGTTGATGAGGTAAAAATTAGTTCTTACAATATTGTCGATAATACAATAAATGGAGTAAGTACAAAGACAGAACTAGAGTTTCACAATACTAGCTATGATAACATTGTTTCTTATGGAATAAAATGGTTTAGAAAATCTAAAAAAGAATTCTATGAGAAAGAATACACAGGATTACAGTCAAGTTTTTTTGATGCGTCTATAACAGAGAAGTTATTAAAAGACTCAATTTATAAAACCTTTTCTTTTGTAAAGTTTAAAGATAAGATTATTACTAGTGATACATTAGAATTTATAAGCAATTTTACAACACCTATAGTTATTGATAGTATCTATCCTAAGAATGGTTTTATTTACGATACTTTAACAGTAAAAGGTAAAAATTTTTGTGATTCTGAATTTCGTAATCTAATTTATATCAATGGAGGAGGATATAGACCTTTTTCAGTCTCAGACTCCATAATGAAAGTTGTTATCCCTCCATATTTAAAAACTTCTAACCTAAGTTTAGGAGTAAGAACTTGTGCAATAACCAAAAACATAAAAGACATATATACAATAAACGCCCCTATATTAGATTCTATTGAGTCTAAAGAAAGGTATGTAGGAGAAGTATTAAAACTTTATGGTAAAAATTTACACCATTCTATATCAGAGTTATGGTTAGATAATATTAAAACAGAAATTAAGTATACTGATTATAAAGATACTTTATTGGTTATAGTACCAAAGGGTTTATCAAAAGGGAAAGTAGATTTAAAGTTAAAAGTTTTAGATAGAATTACAGAGAAGAAAAGTTTTTATCAAACTACTAGTCCATATATTATTTCTACTATCCCTGAAACAATAGGTTTTTTTGATATAGTTACGATTAAAGGAAATTATTTTAAACAAGGAAATGAAATTCCAAGAGTAACTATAGGAGGATCAAATCAAACTTTATTAAGTTACAATAAAGAAGAAATCAAAATATTAGTAAACAGATATTTTTATACCTCCAATCCAGAGTTAAAAATTGAGATTAATGGTTTTGTAGATGTAGCTACAGTAAAAATGAGAGCTCCAAAAATTTTAGAGTTTGGCAAACCAAAATATCACTTTACAGATGAAGTTGTTATTAAAACAGATGCTTTTATTGATAGAAATAATTTAAAAATAGGAAATACCCCTGTAAAGTATGGAAATAACTATCAAATAGATGATGATGGTGCTATAAAGATATCCTTAAACGAGTGGTTACATTTAAATACATATTACCCAAGTTTTGTTATGGAAGAAGAGGGTAAATTAAAAGTGGAACTAGAAAATCAATTTGGATATGACTCTTCTATGATACAAATTTATCCACCTCAAATTAACTCATTAGATAAAAAAGTTTACATGTACGCAGATAACGTTACTATTAAAGGAAACGACTTCGGATATGGCAGAATTAATAAAATTTATATAGATGGAGAGCTAGTTACAAACCCTAATAATTCTTCATATACAGTAAAGAATACCGAAATTAAATTTAGATTAGGAATTAATACAACTCCTGGTACACATAGATTATACGTAGAGGTTGGTGGACAAAAGTCAAATGAAGTAGAATATGAAATAGAGAAATCAGAAGTACATTCAGTTAGTAAAAATGAAGCTACAAGAAAAGATAATTATATCGTATATGGAGATAATATTGAAAGATTGTCCATTAAAGCAAATGGAGAAAATTGTGAAAATATATCGAGTAGCCCTACAAAATCTGAGTTTAAATTTCCTTATTACAGAAAACTAGAAGGTGATATAAAAATTACAGGATCTGTAGGAGATCAAAAATTTGATATAGCAACCTTAAAAGGAGTTGAGCCGCATAACCTGATCAATAATACGCTTGATAATATTAACCTTTTAGGAACTTGTATTTCTGGATCAAATTTTAAAGATTGGTATTTTATTAATTATTTAGGAGTCTTTAAATTTAATCACAGTTCTGAAAAATGGGATATGATTGATAACAATCCACCTCCTTTTTCAACTTTTATGGGAGAAGAAAGGGTGTTGACAGTTACAGATGCTGAATTAATATTACCTCTTAATGAATATATTTATAAATATGATATAATAAATAAAAGTTGGACTAGTCAAAAAAATGACATACTTGTTAATAAAGGAATCTTAATAGGAGATATACTTTACGGTATGGATTATAGTAAGTTATATGAATATAATGTAAAAACAAAAGAAAAAATTTATAGAGAAAAATTTAACACTTACAATTATGAAACAGTAACTTACGGAGACAATAAAATTTTTGTTAATCCTTGGCAAGGACAAGTATTCTATTTTGATATCATAACAAAACAATTTAATTATATAGGAAGACCAAGGAATCATTTTGGTACATATCAAAATGTAGCTTTAAAGTACTATAATGATAAACTTTATTATATAGGAGGTTTAACAGATGGAGGTAAAGAACATAGAATATATGAATATGATTTTATAGAAAATAATTGGAAAGAAAAAACCCCCATGCTAATTAAAGGCTTTGATAATTCTATACATATTAAAGATGGAGTCTTTTATATAGGTTTAGGAAAAGACTTATATGGCTATGATAATAAAACCTTAAATAAATATTATATAAATAAAGATTTATATTAA
- a CDS encoding M1 family metallopeptidase, which translates to MKFNKLLVFIAVFFTASLFSQSNKVYRAERDKVHNLVHTKLKVDFNFQEKEMNGEEWVTLTPHFYETDKVTLDAKAMVIHKVTMNNQPLEYNYDDYELIINLPRTYKRNEEFTLYIKYTARPERVKQKGSAAITSAKGLYFINPTGFDKNKPTQIWTQGETEASSCWFPTIDAPNQKTSQEIYMTVPQKYVTLSNGKLEKQTTNADGTRTDYWNFTQKHAPYLFFMGVGEYEIIKDKYKDIPVDYYVEKEYAPYAKDIFGNTPEMLAFFSKITGIEYPWNKYAQIVGRDYVSGAMENTTAVIHGERAYQTPGQLIDENVQENTIAHEAFHHWFGDLVTTESWSNLTVNESFANYSEYLWLEYKYGKDEADAHLFEDIEGYKSGQNFDKHLVRFYYDDKEDMFDAVSYNKGGAILHMLRNYLGDEAFYEGLNTYLTDNKYGTGEAHQLRLAFEKVSGKDLNWFFNQWYFNSGHPKLSISYDFNKLRKTVTVNIIQSQLNEFKFPFAIDVFEGSKRTRHNVFVEGRDASFTFPFTNHPDLIQVNADGVLLCDINENKVLSDYIHQLKYAQNYVHKREALLEVAKHQDDKKAFNAVADALNNDFYKIRILALENINLINKYSKKNVIDQIMKIAQNDPKTLVQAAAIETLGKLTDPALKPVFEKGLESKSYSVLGKSLVGMYYIDKQLAIQKSKTLPLAVKKIIATPLTRIYLEENDDEELSFIASNVMSGMFLSPNKKIQSLYKKAFDKIGKSNNTEAIQNLSDDIVAKGLQYKQYNFDQVGVNLLRQMAQMQKTNKPSNKEKHLKVIQIAMAKLLE; encoded by the coding sequence ATGAAATTTAACAAACTCCTTGTTTTTATCGCTGTTTTCTTTACAGCAAGCTTATTTTCCCAATCAAATAAAGTATATAGAGCTGAAAGAGATAAAGTTCATAATTTAGTTCATACGAAGTTAAAAGTAGATTTTAACTTTCAAGAAAAAGAAATGAATGGGGAAGAATGGGTAACCTTAACACCTCATTTTTATGAAACAGATAAAGTTACGTTAGATGCTAAAGCAATGGTTATTCATAAAGTAACAATGAATAATCAACCACTAGAGTATAATTATGACGACTATGAGTTAATTATCAACTTACCTCGTACCTATAAGCGAAACGAAGAGTTTACATTATATATTAAATACACGGCGCGACCAGAAAGGGTAAAACAAAAAGGAAGTGCAGCTATTACATCTGCAAAAGGGTTGTACTTTATCAATCCAACAGGTTTTGATAAAAACAAACCAACTCAAATTTGGACGCAAGGTGAAACCGAAGCAAGTAGTTGTTGGTTTCCAACAATTGATGCTCCAAACCAAAAGACATCACAGGAAATTTATATGACTGTTCCGCAAAAATATGTAACACTTTCTAACGGGAAATTAGAAAAACAAACTACCAATGCTGATGGAACTCGTACCGATTATTGGAATTTTACTCAAAAACATGCACCATATCTGTTTTTTATGGGAGTAGGAGAATATGAGATTATTAAAGATAAATACAAAGATATTCCTGTAGATTATTATGTAGAGAAGGAATATGCTCCGTATGCAAAAGATATTTTTGGGAATACTCCTGAAATGTTAGCATTCTTTTCAAAAATTACAGGAATTGAATATCCATGGAATAAATATGCACAAATTGTTGGACGTGATTATGTAAGTGGTGCAATGGAGAATACCACAGCAGTAATTCATGGGGAAAGAGCGTATCAAACACCAGGACAATTAATTGATGAAAACGTACAAGAAAACACAATTGCACACGAAGCTTTTCATCATTGGTTTGGTGATTTAGTAACTACCGAAAGTTGGAGTAACTTAACTGTAAACGAGAGTTTTGCTAATTATAGCGAGTATTTATGGTTAGAGTATAAATATGGAAAAGATGAGGCAGATGCACACTTGTTTGAAGATATTGAAGGTTATAAAAGCGGACAAAATTTTGATAAACATTTAGTTCGTTTTTATTACGATGATAAAGAAGATATGTTTGATGCGGTTAGTTATAACAAAGGAGGCGCTATTTTACATATGTTACGTAACTATTTAGGAGATGAAGCTTTTTACGAAGGATTAAATACGTATTTAACAGATAATAAGTACGGAACAGGAGAAGCACATCAATTACGTTTAGCATTTGAAAAAGTAAGTGGAAAAGACTTAAACTGGTTTTTCAATCAGTGGTATTTTAACAGCGGACACCCGAAGTTATCTATTTCTTATGACTTTAATAAACTAAGAAAAACAGTAACCGTAAATATTATTCAATCTCAACTTAATGAATTTAAATTTCCGTTTGCTATTGATGTTTTTGAAGGAAGTAAAAGAACAAGACATAACGTGTTTGTTGAAGGAAGAGATGCGTCATTTACATTTCCTTTTACAAACCATCCAGATTTAATTCAAGTAAATGCAGACGGGGTATTGTTGTGCGATATTAACGAAAATAAAGTATTGAGCGATTATATTCATCAATTAAAATATGCTCAAAACTACGTGCATAAAAGAGAAGCTTTGTTAGAAGTAGCAAAACATCAAGATGATAAAAAAGCGTTTAATGCCGTTGCAGACGCTCTGAATAACGATTTTTATAAGATTAGGATTTTAGCCTTGGAGAACATTAATTTAATCAATAAATATTCAAAAAAGAATGTGATTGATCAAATAATGAAAATAGCTCAAAACGATCCAAAAACGTTGGTACAAGCAGCGGCAATTGAAACGTTAGGAAAGTTAACAGATCCAGCATTAAAACCGGTGTTTGAAAAAGGGTTAGAAAGTAAATCATATTCTGTATTAGGAAAGTCGTTGGTAGGAATGTATTATATCGATAAGCAGTTAGCCATTCAAAAATCAAAAACATTGCCTTTAGCAGTAAAAAAGATTATTGCAACACCATTAACACGTATTTATTTAGAAGAAAACGATGATGAAGAGTTAAGTTTCATAGCAAGTAATGTAATGTCTGGAATGTTTTTAAGTCCAAACAAGAAAATTCAATCATTGTATAAAAAAGCATTTGATAAGATTGGAAAAAGTAATAATACAGAGGCTATTCAAAACCTATCAGACGATATTGTAGCAAAAGGACTTCAATACAAACAATATAACTTTGATCAGGTAGGAGTTAACTTGTTACGTCAAATGGCTCAAATGCAAAAAACTAACAAGCCATCAAATAAAGAAAAGCATCTTAAAGTTATTCAAATAGCTATGGCGAAGCTACTTGAATAA
- a CDS encoding alpha-ketoglutarate-dependent dioxygenase AlkB family protein — translation MDLFSQFDDTPKNLLPKDGTVNYYGIVLSKELADHYYEALLNSIEWRNDEAIIFGKRMVTKRKVAWYAEQPFEYSYSNITKIALPFTKELLALKELVEKETNETYNSCLLNLYHDGSEGMAWHSDGEKDLKKNGAIASLSFGAERRFGFKHKQTKETVYKVLEHGSLLVMKDETQTHWLHRLPPTKKVHRPRINLTFRTIAR, via the coding sequence ATGGATTTATTCTCACAATTTGACGATACTCCTAAAAACTTACTTCCAAAAGATGGAACAGTAAACTACTATGGAATAGTTTTATCTAAGGAACTAGCAGACCATTATTACGAAGCTTTATTAAATTCTATTGAATGGCGTAACGACGAAGCTATTATTTTTGGAAAACGCATGGTAACCAAACGAAAAGTAGCTTGGTACGCAGAACAACCCTTTGAATATTCGTATTCAAACATTACCAAAATAGCGTTACCGTTTACGAAAGAATTGTTAGCGTTAAAAGAATTAGTTGAAAAGGAAACCAATGAAACCTATAACTCTTGTTTGTTGAATTTATATCACGATGGTTCTGAAGGAATGGCATGGCATAGTGATGGGGAAAAAGATTTAAAAAAGAACGGAGCGATTGCGTCGTTGAGTTTTGGAGCAGAAAGACGTTTTGGTTTTAAACACAAACAGACGAAAGAAACGGTGTACAAAGTATTAGAACACGGTTCGTTATTGGTAATGAAAGACGAAACACAAACTCATTGGCTACACCGATTACCACCTACAAAAAAAGTCCACCGACCACGGATAAACTTAACGTTTAGAACGATTGCGAGATAG
- a CDS encoding DUF6896 domain-containing protein produces MTLQILTEAIKEYRREGIELMERLGKKFGYDISIKEQYEELIRKGNSKVPRKGQLSQRVNYAFHGGECHFHKKKTQQNIEVILTNPPKFGKIDSWFLKSFLDSTKEYSELTKNIDWKELKLMVNELYKTGKIEEIK; encoded by the coding sequence ATGACATTACAAATACTAACGGAGGCTATTAAAGAGTATAGAAGAGAAGGAATTGAACTAATGGAACGACTGGGAAAGAAGTTTGGTTATGATATTTCTATTAAAGAGCAATATGAAGAACTTATTAGGAAAGGGAATTCAAAAGTTCCTAGAAAAGGACAACTTTCACAAAGGGTTAATTATGCTTTTCACGGTGGAGAATGTCATTTTCATAAAAAAAAGACTCAACAAAATATTGAGGTTATACTCACCAACCCTCCAAAATTTGGAAAAATTGATTCTTGGTTTTTAAAATCATTTTTAGATAGTACTAAAGAATATTCAGAATTGACTAAGAATATAGATTGGAAAGAATTGAAGTTAATGGTAAATGAGTTATATAAAACTGGTAAAATAGAAGAAATAAAATAA
- a CDS encoding ABC transporter substrate-binding protein, producing MKRYLLIFSLFLLFAQCKQKTKKTTEKKPAKSTVKYAKGFDIILENEVKKLVIKKAFQSSHDLYSYTLTDKTDLSKNEIKVPIEKMVVTSTTHIPMLELLNAENTIVGFPHTKYISSKKTRNRIDEGYIVELGLEQDMNTEKLIDMEPELVVGFALHPNTKLYQNIKKTGIPVIFNGDWLEETPLGRAEWIKFFGALYGKEKEADSIFNNIEKEYLKAKEIAKNSDKQPTILSGSMFKDVWNIPAGESFIATFYNDANLNYLWKDTKGTGSLPLSFESVLEKGQHADFWFNCGLYATKEQLTTANIHYKEFDAFTNNKIFSIGHNKGETGGLIYFELSPVRPDLVLKDLIKITHPNLLPEYELTFYKEVE from the coding sequence ATGAAACGTTATTTACTTATTTTTTCTTTATTCCTTCTGTTTGCACAGTGCAAGCAAAAAACTAAAAAAACTACCGAAAAGAAACCTGCTAAAAGCACTGTAAAATATGCCAAAGGGTTTGATATTATCTTAGAAAACGAAGTGAAAAAATTAGTGATTAAAAAAGCTTTTCAAAGCTCTCACGACCTATATTCTTATACGCTTACCGATAAAACCGACCTTTCTAAAAATGAAATTAAAGTTCCTATCGAAAAAATGGTGGTTACCAGTACTACACATATTCCGATGTTGGAACTTTTGAATGCTGAAAACACTATTGTTGGTTTTCCGCATACCAAATATATTTCTTCAAAAAAGACAAGAAATAGAATTGACGAAGGTTACATTGTTGAATTAGGCTTGGAACAAGACATGAACACTGAAAAATTGATTGATATGGAGCCTGAATTAGTGGTTGGTTTTGCTTTGCATCCAAATACGAAACTATACCAAAACATCAAGAAAACAGGAATTCCTGTCATTTTTAATGGCGATTGGTTGGAAGAAACTCCGTTAGGAAGAGCGGAATGGATTAAATTTTTTGGGGCTTTATACGGAAAAGAAAAGGAAGCAGATAGTATTTTCAACAACATAGAAAAGGAATACCTAAAAGCGAAAGAAATTGCTAAAAACAGCGATAAACAGCCTACCATTTTATCTGGAAGTATGTTTAAAGATGTATGGAATATTCCTGCGGGTGAAAGCTTTATTGCGACGTTTTACAACGATGCAAACTTAAATTACTTATGGAAAGACACGAAAGGAACAGGTAGCTTACCTCTAAGTTTTGAAAGCGTATTGGAAAAAGGACAACACGCTGATTTTTGGTTTAACTGTGGCTTGTATGCTACCAAAGAACAGTTAACTACCGCAAACATTCACTACAAAGAGTTTGATGCGTTTACCAATAACAAGATATTTTCTATCGGGCATAACAAAGGAGAAACAGGTGGTTTAATTTACTTTGAACTCTCTCCTGTACGCCCAGATTTGGTATTAAAAGATTTGATAAAAATTACACACCCTAATTTGTTACCAGAATACGAATTGACTTTTTATAAGGAAGTGGAGTAA